The genomic region AACCAACCCAGCACAGTGTTAACAGTTTAAGAGCAATAGGAATTCAGCCAGATATTCTTCTGTGCAGGGCAGATCGCCCATTGCCCCATGCACTTAAGAAAAAAATAGCTCTTCACTGCAACCTTGATTTTGACTCTGTTATCTCTGCTCATGATGTGGAAACAGTTTATGAAGTTCCTTTGAACTTTAAACAGGAAGGGCTTGACTTGCTGATTGAAAAAAAGCTTGGTTTACCTCATAGATTGGGCGATTTAACCGAATGGGAGGATGTGGTTCAGAGAATTAAAAATCCTAAAACAGAGGTTAATATAGCTGTTGTTGGTAAGTATGTGGGATTAAAAGACTCATATAAAAGTCTTAATGAAGCATTGATTCATGGTGCAATAGCCAATGAAGCAAGGGTTAACATCCTATGGGTAAACTCAGAAGATATAGAAAAAGATGGAGCAAAAACACATCTTTCAGAGGCTCATGGTATTTTAATTCCAGGAGGATTTGGTAGCCGCGGTATTGAAGGTAAAATTGAAGCTATAAGATATGCCAGGGAGAACAAAATTCCTTTCTTCGGAATATGTCTTGGAATGCAGTGTGCTGTTATAGAATTAAGCAGAAATCTGGCAGGGCTTCATGGTGCCCATTCTACTGAATTTGATCCTGATACGGAACATCCTGTTATTTATTTAATGGAGAAATGGTTTAATCCAAGAACTGGAAGGTATGAGTTGAGGACAGTTGATTCGCAAAAAGGTGGAACAATGAGACTCGGAGCATATCCATGTGTGATAAAAGAAGGAACTAAAGCCTATGAAGCCTATAAAACGAGGGAAATCTCAGAAAGACACAGACACAGGTATGAGTTTAATAATAAATATATTCAGGTTCTTGAGGAAAAGGGTGTCGTATTTAGCGGAACCTCACCTGATGGACAGCTTGTTGAGATAATTGAATTAAAAGGGCATCCATGGTTTTTGGGATGTCAGTTTCATCCAGAGTTTAAGTCAAAACCTTTCAGACCTCATCCTTTATTTAGAGAGTTTATAAAGGCTTCATTAAAGGAAAAACATTCTTTATTCAGTTCTGTTGAATAAAAAAAGGGCGGTTAAATCCCGCCCTTAACAAGTTTTGATAAATTAAATTCTACTCTACAACCTGTTTCTGTCCGTATTTGTCAAATACTGCCTTTTCTTTAACCGTGATTGCTATTTTATAAAGCACTGTTATTACCAGTGCACCTACTGACCATACGCCAGCAGCCACAAGAAACTCATTCAGAGCTATCCATGCCTCTGTGACTCTGTCAAAGGGATTTGGAATAAAACCACTAACTACAAAGGCAAATCCTTTGTCCATCCATATGGAGAAAAATACACATGCAGCAGCAATTACTTTGGTAACATTCCACTTTCTTAAAGGTGGGAATATAAATATGATTAATCCAATAAAGGCAAGCAGTGTGGATACAGCCATCCATGGAACAAGTCTGTTATGTCCCTCGAGTCCTTGATAGAGATATATTAATGATTTCATATGATCTGGAATCTGGCTATAGAAAGCAGTGAAAAATTCAAGTCCTATGAAGAATAAATGAATTATTAAGGCATAAGTAGCTATCTCTGCAAGTTTGTTAATAGCCTGTTGACCAGGATCAAATTTTGAAACCTTTCTGATTATCATGCTAAGAATTATAAGAAGACTTGGACCTGCTGCAAAGGCTGTTGCAAGAAAGTGGGCTGCCTGAAGCGCTGTCATCCAGTGGGGCCTTCCAGGTAAGCCTGCATAAAGGAATGCAGTTACTGTATGAATTGAGGGTGCCCACAGAATTGCCCAGTAGATAAATGGTTTAATCCACTTAGGGGGAGGAGCGCTTTTTTTCTCAGCATGAAGAACTGTCCATCCACAAAGTAGATTAAGAGATAGATAGGTTATAAGAACTACCATATCCCAGAATATAATTGAATGCGGCGTGGCATGAAGCAAAACATTCCAAACGCGGGAAGGCTGTCCCATGATAACAAAAACAGAAAGCATTGCTATTAAAACGCATCCAACGGCAAGGAATTCTCCAATAACAGCTATTCTTCCGAATACTCTATAATTGTGAAAGTAATAGGGAAGAACAACAAGCACCGCAGATGCTGCAACACCAACAAAGAATGTTAACTGACCAACATGGAATCCCCACGTTACATCTCTGCTCAGTCCTGTTGTAAAAGCTGCACCAATGTGATGTTCTCTCATCCAGCATATAAAACCAATAAGTATCATGGTTATTAAAAAGGATACCCAAATCCAGTATCTTGGCCTGCCTTTTAATGCTAAATCAAGCATCTTTTACCTCCCATTAAATTATGTAGAAAACCATAGGCTGTGTGCCGAGTTCAACTTTTCTGCGAATAACAATGTTTTCAGAAAGCACTTTTCTTATCTCAGAGTTAGGATCATAGAGATCGCCGAAGATTATTTTACCCTCTGAAGCTTCAACACAGTATGGAAGAAGTCCTCTGTCTATTCTTTCATTACAGAATGTGCATTTTTCAACAACTCCAATAGTTCTTGTTGGATATTCAGGATTTAATTCTTTAATGTAGTCTCTTGGTGGAAGGAAGTTGTAGTTTCTTGCACCGTAGGGACAGCCAGCCATGCAGAATTTACATCCAATACAGCGGTGCATGTCCTGCATTGTTATGCCATCAGGTCTTTTAAATGTTGCCTTAACAGGACATACTCTGACACATGGTGCATTGTCACAGTGATTGCAGAGCAGAAGGAATTTTCTTTCTTTCACTTCCGTTGATATATATTCTTCAGCAGTGCCTGCGAAGCTGTGTTCATAGTCATCTGTCCAAATCCATTTTACTTCATGAAGAGGATTGGCAATTTCAGGAACATTATGGGCTTTATGACATGCTCTTATAACCTTTTCAAAATCTTCCTGCGTTTTAAACTTTCTTGTATCAATCACCATTGCCCATCTTTTTCCTTTTAAAGCCTTGATGTCTTTTAATACCTTCTGCCCTGGCTCTTTTTCCAGTGCATTAATTGTAAAAGCACCACCTAAACCAAGCAATGATGAAAAAGCAGCTATTTTCAGAAAATCTCTTCTCGTAATCATTTTAACCCTCCCACCTTAGGCTCAATATGACAATCCCAGCAATAGGGTTTCACATTCACATAATTATGACATTCATCACAGAATTTTTCTTTGTTGGAATGACATTTCAAGCAGGTATTCTGAAGGCTTATTGTGTACGTTTTGCCATCACTGGCTACATAGAGTCTTTTACCTTCTCTTGTGGCATAATCTTTCCATGAATAAAGAAGTTTAATATGCATCTCTCTCATGTATTGCTTTGGTTCAATACATTGTTTTTTTTCCATTTTCTGTATTTCAGGAGTATCAATGCTTGGTTTAGGCTCTACATAAGTCTTTCCAACGCTCATTGTAAAAGGAAGAGTCACTATCACTACAAAAACTACTAATCCAAGAATTATTTTCCATCCATCATACATTTTACTGTTCCTCCTTTCCTGGTAGTGGCTCCATCCTTAAATTCATGGTTCTTTCCTTTTCACCTTTCATTATCATTGCATTGGCAACAAGCTCAGTAACTCCTGTAACTCTCACACCAGGAACCCAGTAATCCATAAGTGGTGGCAGAGTTGCTCTGTCTATTGCACATATACATGCAAGCATATTAACGCCAAATTTTTCATGGACATACCGGACAGCGTTAGCTCTTGGGAATCCTCCTCTCATTCTAAGTTCCATAATTTCTCCTGCATTTAATCCAGCTCCACCACCGCAGCAGAATGTCTGTTCACGGATTGTTTCGTCTGGCATATCATAGAAATGGTTACACACATTTTTAATTATGTATCTTGGTTCTTCAAGAATTCCCATTGCTCTTGATGGATTACAGGAGTCATGGAAAGTAACTATTAGGTTGTCATTTCTTGATTTATCAAATTTAAGAACTCCATGTCTGATAAGGTCT from Thermodesulfovibrio sp. 3907-1M harbors:
- the dsrJ gene encoding sulfate reduction electron transfer complex DsrMKJOP subunit DsrJ; translated protein: MYDGWKIILGLVVFVVIVTLPFTMSVGKTYVEPKPSIDTPEIQKMEKKQCIEPKQYMREMHIKLLYSWKDYATREGKRLYVASDGKTYTISLQNTCLKCHSNKEKFCDECHNYVNVKPYCWDCHIEPKVGGLK
- the dsrP gene encoding sulfate reduction electron transfer complex DsrMKJOP subunit DsrP, translated to MLDLALKGRPRYWIWVSFLITMILIGFICWMREHHIGAAFTTGLSRDVTWGFHVGQLTFFVGVAASAVLVVLPYYFHNYRVFGRIAVIGEFLAVGCVLIAMLSVFVIMGQPSRVWNVLLHATPHSIIFWDMVVLITYLSLNLLCGWTVLHAEKKSAPPPKWIKPFIYWAILWAPSIHTVTAFLYAGLPGRPHWMTALQAAHFLATAFAAGPSLLIILSMIIRKVSKFDPGQQAINKLAEIATYALIIHLFFIGLEFFTAFYSQIPDHMKSLIYLYQGLEGHNRLVPWMAVSTLLAFIGLIIFIFPPLRKWNVTKVIAAACVFFSIWMDKGFAFVVSGFIPNPFDRVTEAWIALNEFLVAAGVWSVGALVITVLYKIAITVKEKAVFDKYGQKQVVE
- the dsrO gene encoding sulfate reduction electron transfer complex DsrMKJOP subunit DsrO yields the protein MITRRDFLKIAAFSSLLGLGGAFTINALEKEPGQKVLKDIKALKGKRWAMVIDTRKFKTQEDFEKVIRACHKAHNVPEIANPLHEVKWIWTDDYEHSFAGTAEEYISTEVKERKFLLLCNHCDNAPCVRVCPVKATFKRPDGITMQDMHRCIGCKFCMAGCPYGARNYNFLPPRDYIKELNPEYPTRTIGVVEKCTFCNERIDRGLLPYCVEASEGKIIFGDLYDPNSEIRKVLSENIVIRRKVELGTQPMVFYII
- a CDS encoding CTP synthase, producing MPKYIFITGGVVSALGKGIAAASIGALLESKGFKVTIQKLDPYINVDPGTLSPFEHGEVYVTDDGCETDLDLGHYERFTHLTTSHVNNYTSGKIYFNVISKERRGDYLGHTVQVVPHVTDEIKDAIKSAAGENDFDVVIVEVGGTVGDIEGLPFLEAIRQFRYDVGRENVLYIHLTLVPYVKSAGELKTKPTQHSVNSLRAIGIQPDILLCRADRPLPHALKKKIALHCNLDFDSVISAHDVETVYEVPLNFKQEGLDLLIEKKLGLPHRLGDLTEWEDVVQRIKNPKTEVNIAVVGKYVGLKDSYKSLNEALIHGAIANEARVNILWVNSEDIEKDGAKTHLSEAHGILIPGGFGSRGIEGKIEAIRYARENKIPFFGICLGMQCAVIELSRNLAGLHGAHSTEFDPDTEHPVIYLMEKWFNPRTGRYELRTVDSQKGGTMRLGAYPCVIKEGTKAYEAYKTREISERHRHRYEFNNKYIQVLEEKGVVFSGTSPDGQLVEIIELKGHPWFLGCQFHPEFKSKPFRPHPLFREFIKASLKEKHSLFSSVE